From Pagrus major chromosome 2, Pma_NU_1.0, one genomic window encodes:
- the aamdc gene encoding mth938 domain-containing protein isoform X2 — protein sequence MSSPEIASLSWGHMKVKGCSSSYKDCKVWPGGSRAWDWRETGTDHHPGVQPADLEEVLKKGIDLLVIGRGMSEALQVPSTTVDFAKQRGVDVKVLQTERAVAEYNKLASQGAKVGGVFHSTC from the exons ATGTCCTCTCCAGAGATCGCCTCCCTCTCCTGGGGCCACATGAAGGTGAAGGGCTGCTCCTCCAGCTACAAGGACTGTAAAGTCTGGCCTGGAGGCAGCCGGGCCTGGGACTGGAGAGAGACCGGGACCGAC CATCATCCTGGAGTCCAGCCTGCTGATCTGGAGGAGGTTCTGAAGAAGGGGATCGACCTGCTGGTGATCGGCAGAGGCATGAGCGAGGctctgcag GTTCCCTCCACCACTGTGGACTTTGCGAAGCAGAGAGGCGTCGACGTCAAAGtcctgcagacagagagggcCGTGGCTGAGTACAACAAACTGGCCAGCCAGGGCGCCAAGGTGGGCGGGGTCTTCCACTCCACCTGCTGA
- the aamdc gene encoding mth938 domain-containing protein isoform X1, whose protein sequence is MSSPEIASLSWGHMKVKGCSSSYKDCKVWPGGSRAWDWRETGTDVSGTRTGNTIRTETTGLITVMTVLMLFVPSPPQHHPGVQPADLEEVLKKGIDLLVIGRGMSEALQVPSTTVDFAKQRGVDVKVLQTERAVAEYNKLASQGAKVGGVFHSTC, encoded by the exons ATGTCCTCTCCAGAGATCGCCTCCCTCTCCTGGGGCCACATGAAGGTGAAGGGCTGCTCCTCCAGCTACAAGGACTGTAAAGTCTGGCCTGGAGGCAGCCGGGCCTGGGACTGGAGAGAGACCGGGACCGACGTGAGTGGAACCAGAACTGGAAACACAATACGAACAGAAACAACAGGACTTATAACAGTGATGACAGTCCTCATGTTATTTGTCCCTTCCCCTCCTCAGCATCATCCTGGAGTCCAGCCTGCTGATCTGGAGGAGGTTCTGAAGAAGGGGATCGACCTGCTGGTGATCGGCAGAGGCATGAGCGAGGctctgcag GTTCCCTCCACCACTGTGGACTTTGCGAAGCAGAGAGGCGTCGACGTCAAAGtcctgcagacagagagggcCGTGGCTGAGTACAACAAACTGGCCAGCCAGGGCGCCAAGGTGGGCGGGGTCTTCCACTCCACCTGCTGA
- the aamdc gene encoding mth938 domain-containing protein isoform X3 — MKVKGCSSSYKDCKVWPGGSRAWDWRETGTDHHPGVQPADLEEVLKKGIDLLVIGRGMSEALQVPSTTVDFAKQRGVDVKVLQTERAVAEYNKLASQGAKVGGVFHSTC; from the exons ATGAAGGTGAAGGGCTGCTCCTCCAGCTACAAGGACTGTAAAGTCTGGCCTGGAGGCAGCCGGGCCTGGGACTGGAGAGAGACCGGGACCGAC CATCATCCTGGAGTCCAGCCTGCTGATCTGGAGGAGGTTCTGAAGAAGGGGATCGACCTGCTGGTGATCGGCAGAGGCATGAGCGAGGctctgcag GTTCCCTCCACCACTGTGGACTTTGCGAAGCAGAGAGGCGTCGACGTCAAAGtcctgcagacagagagggcCGTGGCTGAGTACAACAAACTGGCCAGCCAGGGCGCCAAGGTGGGCGGGGTCTTCCACTCCACCTGCTGA
- the ints4 gene encoding integrator complex subunit 4 → MAAHLKKRVYEEFSKVVQIPQEEAPAKKLRLSKPSKSAALHIDLCKATNSTDALQYLLHFARKPVETESVEGVVRILLEHYYKETDNSVRLKIASLLGLLSKTQGFSPDCIVDDAINTLNNEKSHQVLAQLLDTLLVIGTQLPESPAVRQRLIEVACKHLSDMYFGVRNKCLQLLGCLGMVDSPLSKDNEGLGTSLGAVREVQSIISDYFGDQDPRVRTAALKAMLQLHERGMKIHEIIYEQACRLLSDDYEQVRSAAVQMVWVLSQLYPESIVPIPSSNEEIRLVDDVFGKISHMVSDGSWMVRVQAAKTLGSMLQVSPHFLEQTLDKKLMSDLRRKRTAHERAKDLFASGEFSSGRKWADDAPKEKLDTNTVNLIASGACGAFVHGLEDEMFEVRIAAVEALSKLAQSSASFAEKCLDFLVDMFNDEIEEVRLQSIHVLREISTHITLREDQLDTVLAVLEDSSRDIREALHELICYTNVSTKECVQLALLELLKNLNKYPTDRNSVWKCLKFMGSRHPTLVLPLVPELLSTHPYFDTPEPDMDDPAYIAVLVLVFNAAKSCPTMPALFSDHTFRHYAYLRDSLSHLVPPLRLPGSGLDVVDSRCGSGSVESAQLFLQQSLIRVSTIQNLEAPGAQDLLDFTIRDLRRLGELQTELAGAADFCATYLRCQLLLMKALQEKLWNMAVPLCLKQNVTATAAAQQILEETYKLEFLYSGLDSRQVATIHHVRLQAKALQLILTARTRQGLDPLISSCEKFLQDIESFQRLFLTELPHLQDSFVDKLLELMPRLSSCKPVELVKILQTTLRQSGLLQLRLPEQIHRATATIIEPTGESDNPLRFTSGLVVALDIDATLEHVQDPQNTVKVQVLYPDGQSHVIHPKPADFRKPGPDRHRLITQVYLSHTAWTEPSQIEVRLLLAYSSSSTSLSSSSSASKLGWSDSIDSLPPPEAAVEGTIPFSKSVKVFIMPKPARR, encoded by the exons ATGGCAGCACATCTGAAAAAGCGAGTTTATGAGGAGTTTTCTAAAGTCGTGCAG ATCCCTCAGGAAGAAGCTCCAGCCAAGAAGCTGCGTCTGTCGAAACCCAGTAAGTCTGCGGCTCTGCACATCGACCTTTGTAAGGCCACCAACTCTACTGATGCTCTGCAGTACCTGCTTCACTTTGCACGCAAGCCTGTGGAGACGGAGAGCGTGGAGGGAGTGGTCAGGATCCTGTTGGAGCACTACTACAAG GAGACAGATAACTCTGTGAGACTGAAGATTGCCTCTCTGCTGGGTCTGCTGTCCAAAACGCAGGGCTTCAGCCCCGACTGCATCGTAGACGACGCCATCAACACACTCAACAATGAGA agtCCCATCAGGTTCTCGCTCAGCTGCTGGACACTCTGCTGGTCATCGGTACACAACTACCTGAGAGTCCTGCAGTCAGACAGAGGCTCATCGAGGTGGCCTGCAAG cACTTGTCTGATATGTATTTCGGGGTGAGGAACAAGTGTCTGCAGCTTCTAGGATGTCTCGGCATGGTGGACTCTCCCCTGAGCAAAGACAATGAGGGTCTGGGCACATCGTTAG GAGCAGTGAGGGAAGTCCAGAGTATAATCAGCGACTACTTTGGAGACCAGGACCCCAGAGTCCGCACTGCAGCCCTCAAAGCCATG ctgcagctgcatgagAGAGGAATGAAGATTCATGAGATCATTTATGAACAG GCCTGCAGGCTGCTGTCAGATGATTATGAGCAGGTCCGTTCTGCGGCGGTGCAGATGGTTTGGGTGCTCAGCCAGCTGTACCCAGAAAG CATTGTGCCGATCCCGTCCTCCAATGAGGAGATCCGGCTGGTTGATGATGTATTTGGGAAGATCAGTCACATGGTCAGCGATGGCTCCTGGATGGTCCGGGTGCAGGCCGCCAAAACACTG gGTTCGATGCTGCAGGTCAGTCCTCACTTTCTGGAACAAACTTTGGATAAGAAGCTGATGTCTGATCTCAGG AGGAAACGTACGGCTCACGAACGGGCCAAAGACCTCTTTGCTTCTGGAGAGTTCTCCTCTGGCAGGAAGTGGGCCGACGACGCCCCGAAGGAGAAACTTGACACAAACACCGTCAACCTGATTGCCTCAGGGGCCTGCGGTGCCTTCGTTCATGGCCTGGAGGACGAGATGTTTG AGGTCCGTATTGCGGCAGTGGAGGCGCTCTCCAAGCTCGCTCAGTCGTCTGCGAGCTTCGCCGAAAAGTGTTTGGACTTCCTGGTCGACATGTTCAACGACGAGATCGAGGAAGTGAGGCTGCAGTCCATCCACGTGCTGAGAGAAATCTCCACACATATAACACTCAGAGAGGACCAGCTGGACACGGTGCTGGCTGTGTTAGAg GACTCGTCTCGTGACATCAGAGAAGCTCTCCATGAATTAATCTGTTACACCAACGTCTCCACTAAAGAGTGCGTCCAGCTCgcgctgctggagctgctgaagaACCTCAACAAATATCCGACCGACCGCAACTCTGTCTGGAA gtgtcTGAAGTTCATGGGTTCCCGTCACCCGACGCTGGTGTTGCCACTGGTTCCTGAGTTGCTCAGCACACACCCGTACTTCGACACACCGGAGCCTGACATGGACGATCCGGCTT ACATCGCCGTTCTGGTGTTGGTGTTTAACGCTGCCAAGTCGTGTCCGACCATGCCGGCGCTGTTCTCCGACCACACCTTCAGACACTACGCCTACCTGAGGGACAGTCTGTCACACCTCGTACCACCACTGAGA TTGCCTGGCAGCGGTTTGGACGTGGTGGACTCGCGTTGCGGTTCTGGTTCTGTGGAATCAGCTCAGCTGTTCCTTCAGCAGAGTCTGATCAGGGTCAGCACCATCCAGAACCTGGAGGCGCCCGGAGCCCAGGACCTTCTGGACTTCACCATACG agaCCTGCGGCGGCTCGGCGAGCTGCAGACCGAACTTGCTGGAGCTGCTGATTTCTGTGCGACGTACCTGCGCTGCCAGCTGCTGCTCATGAAg GCTCTGCAGGAGAAGCTGTGGAACATGGCCGTCCCTCTCTGCCTCAAACAAAACGTCACggccacagcagcagctcagcag aTCTTAGAGGAAACCTACAAGCTGGAGTTTCTTTACAGCGGTCTGGACAGCAGACAGGTGGCCACCATACATCATGTTCGCCTCCAGGCCAAAGCTCTGCAGCTCATCCTGACTGCTCGCACCAGGCAAGG GTTGGATCCTCTCATCAGCAGCTGTGAGAAGTTTCTGCAGGACATTGAGTCTTTTCAGAG GTTGTTCCTGACAGAGCTGCCCCACCTCCAGGACAGTTTTGTGGACAAGCTGTTGGAGCTGATGCCCCGTCTGTCGTCCTGTAAACCAGTAGAGCTGGTGAAGATCCTCCAGACGACGCTGAGACAGAGCGGcctgctgcagctcagactCCCTGAACAG ATCCATCGGGCGACAGCCACCATCATAGAGCCGACGGGGGAGTCTGACAACCCGCTGAGGTTCACGTCTGGCCTGGTGGTGGCGCTCGACATCGATGCAACACTGGAGCACGTCCAGGATCCTCAGAACACTGTGAAAGTTCAG GTTTTGTATCCAGACGGCCAGAGTCACGTGATCCATCCTAAACCTGCAGACTTCAGGAAGCCTGGACCCGACAGACACAGACTCATCACACAGGTTTACCTCTCACACACCGCATGGACAG AGCCGTCTCAGATCGAGGTGCGCCTCCTGCTGGCCtacagctcctcctccacctccctctcctcctcctcctctgcctccaagCTGGGATGGAGCGACAGCATCGACAGCCTCCCGCCACCAGAGGCGGCCGTAGAAGGAACCATCCCCTTCAGCAAGTCCGTCAAAGTCTTCATCATGCCTAAACCTGCCCGACGCTAA
- the LOC141015936 gene encoding uncharacterized protein, whose product MTTLKDLTRVLLLTCLLPTGVMCKKDSVFVYSRLGGDTLLPCAGLVSNPDCSLVSWTFFKGGQVRFTEEVSRGKVRMDSDKSSRLSVTSNCSLTLRDLRVDDAGSYVCLQDGKSVTDVYLSLLTITSQSTITDLQPGGNLALNCVLFTYYDAGSCRSYSSVFNLSWAAADGTTLQPEDSRYELIGRSRCNITLVTNLQREDNSRKWRCQVTTEGNIRAVFLDFTSSFLFQDAPTAPTAPTPSTDVTCPVHLPISRIMLCVALPIMVIIVGVFTKRGDRRRVKTSAAGIELQEVNC is encoded by the exons ATGACGACCCTGAAAGACCTGACGAGAGTTctgctgctcacctgtctgcttCCAACAG GTGTGATGTGTAAAAAAGActcagtgtttgtgtacagtAGACTTGGAGGTGACACCCTGCTGCCCTGCGCCGGCCTGGTCTCAAACCCAGACTGCTCCCTCGTCTCCTGGACCTTCTTCAAAGGCGGCCAGGTCCGGTTCACCGAGGAGGTGAGCAGGGGGAAGGTGAGGATGGACTCAGACAAATCCAGCCGCCTGTCCGTCACATCCAACTGCTCTCTCACACTCCGTGACCTCAGGGTCGACGACGCCGGCTCCTACGTCTGCCTGCAGGATGGAAAGTCTGTCACTGACGTTtacctctccctcctcaccaTCACCTCACAGTCCACCATCACCGACCTGCAGCCTGGAGGAAACCTCGCCCTCAACTGCGTCCTGTTCACCTACTACGACGCCGGCAGCTGCAGGTCGTACTCCAGTGTGTTCAACCTCAGCTGGGCGGCTGCAGACGGGACCACGCTGCAGCCCGAAGACAGCAG GTACGAGCTGATTGGTCGCTCTCGCTGCAACATCACCCTGGTGACAAACCTCCAGAGGGAAGACAACAGCAGGAAGTGGAGGTGTCAGGTGACCACCGAGGGAAACATCAGGGCGGTGTTTCTGGACTTCACATCCAGCTTTTTGTTTCAAGATGCTCCCACTGCTCCCACTGCTCCGACCCCTTCGACTGACGTTACCTGTCCCGTCCACCTGCCCATCAGCCGCATCATGCTCTGCGTGGCTCTGCCCATCATGGTGATCATAGTGGGAGTCTTCACAAAGAGAGGAGACCGGAGGAGGGtcaaaacatctgcagctgGCATCGAGCTCCAGGAAGTTAACTGTTGA
- the kctd14 gene encoding BTB/POZ domain-containing protein KCTD14, translated as MSLPDYKSPEKQSSGAAPPSPVVQLNVGGHPFSTFLSTLRKHPDSKLAELFSGQPKLRTDTQGRYFIDRDGSHFGAVLEFLRSDCVPTENIQEVHREAVYYNIKQLIKRLEETPRLFGELVGRQQFLSRVPHYKENIEVLIRIARAEAIAARHSTIMICVLRTEEDLGFYDNAINSLEADKESVVTFGPWKAFPSVKDLLDCVKTDIESQGYRVSIEPHVMEKSFLSRSYDYFYKLMFTWW; from the exons ATGAGTCTGCCGGACTACAAATCACCTGAAAAACAGTCTTCAGGTGCAGCTCCA CCCTCTCCGGTCGTGCAGTTAAACGTCGGGGGTCACCCGTTCAGCACCTTTCTGAGCACGCTCAGGAAACACCCCGACTCCAAGCTGGCCGAGCTGTTCAGCGGTCAGCCCAAACTACGCACCGACACGCAGGGACGATACTTCATCGACCGCGATGGTTCGCACTTCGGAGCCGTCCTGGAGTTCCTGAGATCCGACTGTGTGCCCACAGAGAACATCCAGGAG gtcCACAGGGAGGCGGTGTACTACAACATCAAACAGCTGATCAAACGTCTGGAGGAAACTCCTCGGCTGTTTGGAGAGCTGGTGGGAAGGCAGCAGTTCCTCTCCAGAGTCCCTCACTACAAAGAAAACATCGAG GTGCTGATTCGTATCGCCAGAGCCGAGGCCATCGCCGCCCGCCACTCCACCATCATGATCTGCGTGCTGCGGACGGAGGAGGATTTGGGTTTCTATGACAACGCCATCAACAGCCTGGAGGCGGACAAGGAGTCGGTGGTGACGTTCGGACCCTGGAAGGCCTTCCCGTCCGTTAAAGACCTGCTGGACTGCGTGAAGACGGACATCGAGAGTCAGGGCTACAGGGTGAGCATCGAGCCGCACGTCATGGAGAAGAGCTTCCTGTCCAGGAGCTACGACTACTTCTACAAACTCATGTTCACCTGGTGGTGA
- the rps3 gene encoding small ribosomal subunit protein uS3, translated as MAVQISKKRKFVSDGIFKAELNEFLTRELAEDGYSGVEVRVTPTRTEIIILATRTQNVLGEKGRRIRELTAVVQKRFGFPEGSVELYAEKVATRGLCAIAQAESLRYKLLGGLAVRRACYGVLRFIMESGAKGCEVVVSGKLRGQRAKSMKFVDGLMIHSGDPVNYYVDTAVRHVLLRQGVLGIKVKIMLPWDPTGKIGPKKPLPDHVSIVEPKEEAAPTTPISEQKGAKPDVPVMPQGTPVPTA; from the exons ATGGCGGTGCAAATCTCCAAGAAGAGGAAG TTCGTCTCAGACGGTATCTTCAAGGCCGAGCTGAACGAGTTCCTGACTCGCGAGCTTGCTGAGGATGGCTACTCTGGTGTGGAGGTGCGTGTGACTCCAACCAGGACAGAGATCATCATCCTGGCCACAAG GACCCAGAATGTTCTGGGAGAGAAAGGTCGTCGCATCAGAGAGCTGACCGCTGTGGTCCAGAAGAGGTTCGGCTTCCCTGAGGGCAGCGTCGAG CTGTATGCTGAGAAAGTTGCCACTCGTGGTCTGTGCGCCATCGCTCAGGCTGAGTCTCTGCGCTACAAGCTGCTGGGAGGTCTGGCTGTGCGTAG GGCCTGCTACGGTGTTCTGAGGTTCATCATGGAGAGCGGTGCCAAGGGTTGTGAGGTCGTGGTGTCCGGCAAGCTGAGGGGTCAGAGGGCCAAGTCCATGAAGTTTGTGGACGGTCTGATGATCCACAGCGGAGACCCCGTCAACTACTACGTCGACACAGCTGTCCGCCACGTCCTGCTGAGGCAGG GTGTGCTGGGCATCAAGGTGAAGATCATGCTGCCCTGGGACCCCACCGGTAAGATCGGCCCCAAGAAGCCCCTGCCCGACCACGTCAGCATCGTGGAGCCCAAGGAGGAGGCCGCGCCCACCACACCCATTTCTGAGCAGAAGGGGGCCAAGCCAGACGTGCCCGTCATGCCCCAGGGAACACCTGTACCCACCGCATAA
- the dcun1d5 gene encoding DCN1-like protein 5 produces the protein MPVVKKKRKLPNADDNEHKCKITSFTRPQIRGARPISEKLFSNKKCLAWFHEYAGPDKVVGPEAMEKFCEDIGVEPENIIMLVIAWHLEAANMGFFTKDEWLRGMTLLQCDCTERLQSKLDYLRNQLNDSVVFKNIYRYAFDFSRDKDQRSLDMDTAKSMLALLLGRTWPLFPVFQQFLEQSKYKGMNKDQWYNVLEFSRTINTDLSNYDEDGAWPVLLDEFVEWQKTWSAS, from the exons ATGCCTgtggtgaagaagaagaggaagctcCCTAATGCAGATGATAATGAGCACAAGTGTAAAATCACAAG TTTCACCCGACCTCAGATCCGTGGGGCCAGGCCGATCTCTGAGAAGCTGTTCTCCAATAAGAAGTGCCTGGCCTGGTTCCACGAGTATGCCGGCCCCGACAAAGTGGTCGGTCCGGAGGCCATGGAGAAGTTCTGTGAAGACATCGGTGTGGAACCAGAGAAT ATTATCATGTTAGTTATAGCCTGGCATCTAGAAGCAGCAAATATGGGATTCTTCACAAAAGACGAGTGGCTCAGGGGAATGACGTTATTACA GTGTGACTGCACAGAGAGGTTACAGAGCAAACTGGATTACCTGCGCAATCAGCTCAATGACTCTGTGGTCTTCAAAAACATCTACAGATATGCCTTTGACTTCTCCAGA GATAAGGACCAGAGGAGTTTGGACATGGACACGGCTAAATCCATGCTGGCCCTGCTGCTCGGGAGAACTTGGCCTCTTTTCCCCGTCTTCCAACAGTTCTTGGAG CAGTCGAAGTACAAGGGGATGAATAAGGACCAGTGGTATAACGTTCTGGAGTTCAGCAGGACCATCAACACAGACCTCAGTAACTACGATGAAGACGGAGCTT GGCCAGTGCTGCTAGACGAGTTCGTGGAATGGCAGAAAACTTGGTCAGCATCGTAG